From the genome of Mustela lutreola isolate mMusLut2 chromosome 16, mMusLut2.pri, whole genome shotgun sequence, one region includes:
- the CMTM2 gene encoding CKLF-like MARVEL transmembrane domain-containing protein 2: MADKGKKGKAAAPVPKDAPPPGDPKPEDKDQKPKKKEKSVQPQDEVGTRKGCRRYKWEFKDSNKEFWVMGHAEVKLLSLGCLIAAMVMFTGSTVHPLLTLIITMEVSVFCFFFIIYTFAINRYMPFILWPISDLLNDLFACIFLVGAIVIGVKSRTSMPTPYFIAVILIGVAGLFALIDICLQRKHFKGKKVKRNVLIPPPPREKPKGTEKPPEKAGEKPPEKAGEKPPEKAGEKPPEKAPEKAKDKGKGGKK, translated from the exons ATGGCTGACAAAGGCAAAAAGGGCAAAGCAGCAGCCCCTGTGCCCAAAGACGCGCCCCCTCCAGGGGACCCCAAACCCGAAGACAAAGATCAGAAgcccaagaaaaaggaaaagtcagTGCAGCCCCAGGATGAGGTGGGCACGAGGAAGGGCTGTCGCCGCTACAAGTGGGAATTCAAGGACAGCAATAAAGAGTTCTGGGTTATGGGGCACGCTGAGGTCAAGCTCCTGAGCTTG GGCTGCCTCATAGCTGCAATGGTTATGTTCACCGGCTCCACCGTGCACCCTCTCCTGACACTCATCATCACCATGGAGGTGTCcgtcttctgcttcttcttcattATCTACACCTTTGCCATCAACAGATACATGCCCTTCATCCTGTGGCCCATTTCT GACCTTCTCAATGACCTGTTCGCCTGCATCTTCCTTGTGGGGGCCATTGTCATCGGGGTGAAAAGCCGGACGAGCATGCCGACGCCCTACTTTATTGCTGTG atcCTCATCGGTGTGGCTGGACTTTTCGCTTTAATTGATATATgtcttcaaagaaaacatttcaaaggcAAGAAAGTCAAAAGGAATGTGCTGATTCCCCCTCCACCAAGGGAAAAGCCAAAGGGAACAGAAAAGCCACCGGAAAAGGCAGGAGAAAAGCCCCCGGAAAAGGCAGGAGAAAAGCCCCCGGAAAAGGCAGGAGAAAAGCCCCCGGAAAAGGCACCAGAAAAGGCCAAGGATAAAGGAAAGGGAGGCAAGAAATGA
- the CKLF gene encoding chemokine-like factor isoform X1, translating into MQKRAEGRALVPIKFRDSFKRFFFTPTGVMKVIRLGLLIGALVSFIIAKAHEPYIAITVLEICIVLFFILIYMLALHHLLINLDWSLLDLVNSFITAVFLLIVAILAMQEVERRHLFYVGGIQCLTAAITCILDAIVITKKMRDKIRRLLGLKYESSSSLFLEPKKTPEPRPTPAPGKAPTPAAGKAPTPAAGKASTPAAGKAPTPAAGKAPTPAAGKAPKPAAGKAATPAAGKAGTPGSSKAPTPGSSKAPTPRSSKAPTPGSSKAPTPGSSKAPTPGSSKPPTPAPSKTPAAAPAKAPAKTPAKAPAPAAGKAPTPAPAADIRRASTQASSKASSKPSTMPSSRASSVPPSRT; encoded by the exons ATGCAAAAGCGTGCGGAAGGACGGGCCCTAGTCCCGATCAAATTCAGGGACAGCTTCAAGCGTTTTTTCTTCACGCCCACGGGAGTGATGAAGGTCATAAGGCTG GGTCTTCTCATAGGAGCACTAGTTTCTTTCATCATTGCCAAAGCCCATGAGCCGTACATAGCCATCACAGTTCTGGAAATCTGCatcgttcttttttttattctaatatatatGCTAGCCCTTCACCACTTGCTGATTAATTTAGATTGGTCCTTACTT GATCTTGTCAACAGTTTCATTACGGCTGTGTTCCTTTTAATAGTTGCCATCCTGGCGATGCAAGAAGTGGAAAGAAGGCATTTATTCTATGTTGGAGGG ATCCAGTGTCTCACAGCAGCAATCACGTGTATCCTGGATGCGATTGTGATCACCAAGAAGATGAGGGATAAAATAAGAAGACTCCTGGGACTCAAATATGAAAGCAGTTCCTCCTTGTTCCTGGAACCCAAGAAGACACCTGAGCCACGACCCACTCCGGCACCCGGGAAAGCACCCACGCCGGCAGCGGGGAAAGCACCCACGCCCGCAGCCGGGAAAGCATCCACGCCCGCAGCGGGGAAAGCACCCACGCCCGCAGCCGGGAAAGCACCCACGCCGGCAGCCGGGAAAGCACCCAAGCCCGCAGCCGGGAAAGCAGCCACACCCGCAGCGGGGAAAGCAGGCACGCCAGGATCCTCAAAAGCACCCACGCCGGGATCCTCAAAAGCACCCACGCCGAGATCCTCAAAAGCACCCACGCCGGGATCCTCAAAAGCACCCACGCCGGGATCCTCAAAAGCACCCACACCAGGATCCTCAAAACCACCCACACCCGCACCCTCAAAAACACCCGCAGCAGCACCCGCGAAGGCACCGGCGAAGACACCTGCAAAAGCACCCGCGCCGGCAGCGGGAAAGGCACCCACGCCGGCCCCTGCCGCAGACATCAGGCGTGcatccacccaggcatcctcaaaGGCATCCTCGAAGCCATCCACGATGCCATCCTCACGGGCATCCTCGGTGCCACCCTCGCGGACATAA
- the CKLF gene encoding chemokine-like factor isoform X2, whose product MQKRAEGRALVPIKFRDSFKRFFFTPTGVMKVIRLDLVNSFITAVFLLIVAILAMQEVERRHLFYVGGIQCLTAAITCILDAIVITKKMRDKIRRLLGLKYESSSSLFLEPKKTPEPRPTPAPGKAPTPAAGKAPTPAAGKASTPAAGKAPTPAAGKAPTPAAGKAPKPAAGKAATPAAGKAGTPGSSKAPTPGSSKAPTPRSSKAPTPGSSKAPTPGSSKAPTPGSSKPPTPAPSKTPAAAPAKAPAKTPAKAPAPAAGKAPTPAPAADIRRASTQASSKASSKPSTMPSSRASSVPPSRT is encoded by the exons ATGCAAAAGCGTGCGGAAGGACGGGCCCTAGTCCCGATCAAATTCAGGGACAGCTTCAAGCGTTTTTTCTTCACGCCCACGGGAGTGATGAAGGTCATAAGGCTG GATCTTGTCAACAGTTTCATTACGGCTGTGTTCCTTTTAATAGTTGCCATCCTGGCGATGCAAGAAGTGGAAAGAAGGCATTTATTCTATGTTGGAGGG ATCCAGTGTCTCACAGCAGCAATCACGTGTATCCTGGATGCGATTGTGATCACCAAGAAGATGAGGGATAAAATAAGAAGACTCCTGGGACTCAAATATGAAAGCAGTTCCTCCTTGTTCCTGGAACCCAAGAAGACACCTGAGCCACGACCCACTCCGGCACCCGGGAAAGCACCCACGCCGGCAGCGGGGAAAGCACCCACGCCCGCAGCCGGGAAAGCATCCACGCCCGCAGCGGGGAAAGCACCCACGCCCGCAGCCGGGAAAGCACCCACGCCGGCAGCCGGGAAAGCACCCAAGCCCGCAGCCGGGAAAGCAGCCACACCCGCAGCGGGGAAAGCAGGCACGCCAGGATCCTCAAAAGCACCCACGCCGGGATCCTCAAAAGCACCCACGCCGAGATCCTCAAAAGCACCCACGCCGGGATCCTCAAAAGCACCCACGCCGGGATCCTCAAAAGCACCCACACCAGGATCCTCAAAACCACCCACACCCGCACCCTCAAAAACACCCGCAGCAGCACCCGCGAAGGCACCGGCGAAGACACCTGCAAAAGCACCCGCGCCGGCAGCGGGAAAGGCACCCACGCCGGCCCCTGCCGCAGACATCAGGCGTGcatccacccaggcatcctcaaaGGCATCCTCGAAGCCATCCACGATGCCATCCTCACGGGCATCCTCGGTGCCACCCTCGCGGACATAA